In one Thermosipho ferrireducens genomic region, the following are encoded:
- a CDS encoding uracil-DNA glycosylase, whose translation MNKEDLMNIVKERIQKCQKCILYQNRTNTVPGEGNLDTPIMFVGEGPGEEEDNTGRPFVGKAGQLLTKILESVNIKREDVYITNVVKCRPPGNRTPTKEEQNSCAHFLYAQIEIINPRMIVALGKTAVDFFAGKSLPITKIRGNEFDWKGNITIFPMFHPSYLLRNPSKAKGSPKDLTWQDIKKVKKYYDRFLLENRG comes from the coding sequence ATGAATAAAGAGGATTTAATGAACATAGTCAAAGAAAGAATTCAAAAGTGCCAGAAATGTATTTTATATCAAAATCGTACAAATACAGTTCCAGGAGAAGGAAACTTAGACACTCCTATTATGTTTGTTGGGGAAGGCCCAGGAGAAGAAGAAGACAACACAGGAAGGCCTTTCGTTGGGAAAGCGGGACAACTTCTTACAAAGATTCTTGAATCAGTTAATATTAAGAGAGAAGATGTTTATATTACTAATGTGGTAAAATGTAGACCGCCGGGAAATCGAACTCCTACAAAGGAAGAACAGAATAGCTGCGCACATTTTTTATACGCTCAAATTGAAATAATTAACCCCCGAATGATTGTAGCCCTCGGGAAAACTGCTGTTGATTTTTTTGCAGGAAAAAGCTTACCAATAACAAAGATAAGAGGAAATGAATTTGACTGGAAGGGTAACATAACAATCTTTCCTATGTTTCACCCCAGCTATTTATTAAGAAATCCTTCAAAAGCTAAAGGATCACCAAAAGATCTTACATGGCAGGACATTAAAAAGGTGAAAAAATATTACGATAGATTTCTTCTGGAAAATAGGGGTTGA
- a CDS encoding DUF4438 domain-containing protein produces the protein MRTNKEKVVKLSILVEIAHPLVRIPSLNHEGKPYYFPGVGGITYNFGLGDNAFAMHGDHIEPDVSTKNKDGNFNSTCMTLACIGNEATVISGEAKGLKGFVIGKHGGINHILVYFPEKEKLTIGDRIQIKAYGQGLELLDYPQVKVYNIDPELFEKLPLEEKEGKIHIPVTAIIPAHLTGSGIGSTNPAGTDYDINTHDMEEIKKHNIDKIKIGDLVAITDHFSGFGVGGFKKGAVSIGVVVHSNCIKTGHGPGIVVIMTSPENTIVPVLSDNANIKQWLVTK, from the coding sequence ATGAGAACAAACAAAGAAAAAGTGGTAAAACTATCTATTCTTGTAGAAATTGCCCATCCTTTGGTACGCATACCTTCGCTTAATCATGAAGGAAAGCCTTATTACTTTCCAGGTGTTGGAGGAATAACATATAATTTTGGTCTCGGAGATAATGCCTTTGCAATGCACGGGGATCATATTGAACCAGATGTTTCTACCAAAAACAAAGATGGAAATTTCAATTCAACATGTATGACTTTAGCCTGTATAGGAAACGAAGCAACAGTTATTTCAGGAGAGGCTAAAGGGTTAAAAGGTTTTGTCATAGGAAAACACGGAGGAATCAACCATATTCTTGTCTATTTTCCAGAAAAGGAAAAATTAACAATAGGTGATCGAATTCAAATAAAGGCTTATGGTCAGGGACTTGAACTTCTTGATTACCCACAAGTAAAAGTTTATAATATTGATCCAGAATTATTTGAAAAGCTACCACTTGAAGAAAAAGAAGGAAAAATTCATATTCCAGTTACAGCAATTATCCCAGCACATTTAACAGGCTCTGGAATAGGTTCAACCAATCCTGCTGGAACAGACTATGATATAAATACACATGACATGGAAGAAATTAAGAAACATAATATAGACAAAATTAAAATAGGAGACCTTGTAGCCATTACAGATCATTTTAGCGGTTTTGGAGTGGGAGGATTTAAAAAAGGAGCGGTATCTATTGGTGTAGTAGTTCATTCTAACTGTATAAAAACAGGCCATGGCCCAGGAATAGTGGTAATTATGACTTCTCCAGAAAACACTATTGTACCTGTTTTAAGCGATAATGCAAACATCAAACAGTGGTTGGTAACTAAGTAA
- the istB gene encoding IS21-like element helper ATPase IstB, which produces MNVYIKLQNNLEELNLVNMKNNLDKYITLINNEEKSIVEALYELSELELKAKRKRAIASMVKVANFPFLKGIEDFDFDFQPGINKQQILDLKSLRFVENNENILFVGTPGVGKTHLAVSLGIECAKHRYSTYFIHFQELIAQLKKALKENRLEVRLKHFAKYKVLIIDEIGYLPIDKDGANIFFQLISKRYEKHSTIITTNTPFSEWSEIFGSPVLAQAILDRLLHHSHVISIKGESYRLKEKLEFFSNSSKQ; this is translated from the coding sequence ATGAATGTTTATATAAAATTACAAAACAATCTGGAAGAATTGAATCTGGTAAATATGAAAAATAATCTGGATAAATATATAACCCTTATAAATAATGAAGAAAAAAGCATAGTAGAAGCATTATATGAATTAAGTGAATTAGAGTTAAAAGCAAAGAGAAAAAGAGCTATTGCTTCAATGGTAAAAGTTGCTAATTTTCCTTTTTTGAAAGGAATAGAAGATTTTGACTTTGATTTTCAACCTGGAATAAATAAACAACAAATCTTAGATTTAAAAAGCTTAAGATTTGTGGAAAATAATGAAAATATATTATTTGTAGGTACACCAGGAGTTGGTAAAACGCATCTTGCTGTTTCATTGGGAATTGAATGTGCAAAACATAGATACTCAACATATTTTATACATTTTCAAGAATTAATAGCTCAATTGAAAAAGGCTTTAAAAGAAAATAGATTAGAAGTAAGACTAAAACACTTCGCAAAATACAAAGTATTAATAATAGATGAAATAGGATATTTACCAATAGATAAAGATGGTGCAAATATATTCTTCCAGTTAATCTCAAAAAGATATGAAAAACATTCAACGATAATAACAACCAATACACCGTTTTCAGAGTGGAGTGAAATATTTGGATCCCCTGTCCTGGCTCAAGCAATCCTGGATAGACTACTGCATCATTCCCACGTAATATCAATTAAAGGTGAATCATATAGATTAAAGGAAAAACTCGAATTTTTCTCTAATTCTTCTAAGCAATAA
- the istA gene encoding IS21 family transposase codes for MEKIKQHLQMLRGMNLKPNFSELARIYGIDRRTVKKYWEGYQGKPKTRNKPSKLDKYFGKIAMLMSIKGITIRAAYERLRDEEGDVIGTYSNFRKYVKRKGLRAEKKSKGYPRFETLPGIQAQVDWKENMRLHSKSGEEFVVNVFNYKLGYSRYCYFEYRQSKTQQDIFECLINAFKATGGVPQEILFDNMKSVVDITENGRKINNKMKAFAKDFGFKIKLCKPKHSYTKGKVESANKFLNWLLAYNYAFESEEELKDIIRRINKKVNTRINQATNVPPLLLFQKEKEYLFPLPKRHIIESYVDYSVKVKVQKDSLIYYKGNKYSVPPEYIGKIVNLKINENYIYVYYITELIAVHEITGKKINYLNNHYMALMRKHIKSGEELKEVCENNLKNLDKFLQEGNV; via the coding sequence ATGGAGAAAATCAAACAACATTTGCAAATGTTAAGGGGGATGAATTTGAAACCTAACTTTTCTGAACTGGCAAGGATATATGGGATAGATAGAAGAACTGTAAAGAAGTATTGGGAAGGTTATCAGGGAAAGCCTAAAACCAGAAACAAACCCAGTAAGCTGGATAAATATTTTGGAAAGATAGCAATGTTAATGTCAATTAAAGGAATTACAATTAGAGCGGCATATGAAAGATTGAGAGATGAAGAAGGAGATGTAATTGGGACATATTCGAACTTTAGGAAATATGTAAAAAGGAAGGGGTTGAGAGCTGAGAAAAAATCTAAAGGATACCCGAGGTTTGAAACTTTACCTGGTATTCAAGCTCAAGTAGATTGGAAAGAAAATATGAGATTACATTCAAAAAGTGGTGAAGAATTTGTAGTAAATGTATTTAATTACAAATTGGGATATTCAAGATACTGTTACTTTGAATACAGACAAAGCAAAACACAACAAGATATTTTTGAATGTTTAATCAACGCATTTAAAGCTACAGGTGGTGTTCCTCAAGAAATACTATTCGACAATATGAAATCTGTTGTAGATATTACCGAAAACGGTAGAAAAATAAACAACAAGATGAAAGCTTTTGCGAAAGATTTTGGGTTTAAAATTAAATTATGTAAGCCAAAGCACTCATATACCAAAGGGAAAGTAGAATCAGCAAATAAATTTTTAAATTGGTTATTAGCATATAATTACGCTTTTGAAAGTGAGGAAGAATTAAAGGATATAATCAGAAGGATAAATAAAAAAGTCAACACACGAATAAATCAAGCAACTAATGTTCCACCACTGTTGTTGTTTCAAAAAGAAAAGGAGTATTTATTCCCACTACCAAAAAGACATATCATTGAATCATATGTAGATTATTCTGTCAAAGTTAAAGTCCAAAAAGATTCATTGATATACTACAAAGGGAATAAATACTCCGTTCCACCAGAATACATAGGAAAAATAGTTAATTTAAAAATCAATGAGAACTACATCTATGTGTATTATATCACAGAGTTAATAGCAGTACACGAAATAACAGGTAAAAAAATTAATTATCTTAATAACCATTATATGGCATTAATGAGAAAGCATATAAAAAGCGGCGAAGAATTAAAAGAAGTATGTGAGAATAATTTAAAAAATCTGGATAAATTCTTGCAGGAGGGAAATGTATGA
- a CDS encoding ABC transporter transmembrane domain-containing protein, whose product MKEIGEIFSELYSIEFDCLIDDLKFLVNKYKEANILSILHERLSSSFKKNCEEFIFIPENDSTKLIPMKITSIAFAITNFCPLNCNYCYGNFGKIKRDFLPAEVVKGVIIDAGKLGNIRYVSITGGEPLMHEELPEIIEFLEDRNIFYEISTKGVFINETLIKKLKKSGLREIQISLDSMNPNTWAKITRMSVSEFKEVIETMLLLKKYHINIRIRITLSKDNFEDLDYTLKELRFFNPETIRISSLIPVGRGSVENTLDKLETLEALNVIKKYEQIYNVQIGIYRYVSDAFCGGLKTSLYITPNGDVYPCDMLYGLENDSLFKIGNIYENSIREIWFSEKANNFRTNKNIVKCQSCEDFTICGGGCRAVAYSYFKDFYEPVPYCSRIYMGTKERFLVGNNEVKGGIEMEENKSVKRFLRTFFRRYWKRQVVTSILVIIESGGGILIPLVFKQIIDKAIPSGDYKILLNYILGLMGLLLLATIFSYLGEVWFEFTAIKVKKDLQREIINKFMRVPFKYFMTNKVGEQVSKLISDIEQVGILASQFFPIIFLALTQIFGILAIMFFLNWKLALLPITLMVISWFGIMIVNVKAEKLSQKERKKFGVLSDVILNILENIKILKIIHPLNWINKHFEKFQEDYIQTKKTFTRVIKLAAVLGNTIFGIIALALFWYGGYQILNGKMTLGVLIAFWAYMQALANPIQLLMQANVTYRSSYGSISRIKEILEYEEEKTEKEEIADMKIRKLELKNIKFKYKEKEILKGINMKLEEGKSYALVGKSGVGKTTTLNILTGLYRSSSGNIIVNDKDWTEKLTILRKKIGFVEQSPVFFKYCTIKENILMGRDIPDEEFEKIINETGVSRFVENFPQKIDTLLGEVNISGGQKQLLALARALVGTPDVLVLDEFTANVDSKTEEEIHKILHNEREKGKIILFVAHRLSTIQNSDKVFLLDDGKIEAEGPHGELINASEKYRKLISLQMIS is encoded by the coding sequence TTGAAAGAGATTGGAGAAATTTTTTCAGAACTTTATTCAATAGAATTTGACTGTTTGATAGATGATTTAAAGTTTTTAGTAAACAAGTATAAAGAAGCTAATATTTTAAGCATTTTACATGAAAGATTAAGTAGTTCGTTTAAAAAGAATTGCGAAGAGTTTATTTTTATTCCTGAAAATGATTCAACAAAATTAATACCTATGAAAATCACATCTATTGCTTTTGCAATTACAAATTTTTGTCCACTTAATTGCAATTATTGTTATGGAAATTTCGGTAAAATTAAGCGAGATTTTCTCCCAGCAGAAGTTGTTAAAGGTGTAATTATAGATGCAGGAAAGTTAGGTAATATAAGGTACGTTTCTATTACTGGTGGCGAACCATTAATGCACGAGGAATTGCCAGAAATAATAGAATTCTTAGAAGATAGAAATATTTTCTATGAAATATCTACAAAAGGTGTTTTCATAAATGAAACCCTAATTAAGAAACTTAAAAAATCGGGACTGAGAGAGATTCAGATTAGCTTAGATTCAATGAATCCTAATACATGGGCCAAAATTACAAGGATGTCGGTAAGTGAATTCAAAGAAGTTATTGAAACTATGTTATTGCTAAAAAAGTATCATATAAACATAAGAATACGAATTACTCTATCAAAGGATAATTTTGAAGATTTAGATTATACTTTAAAAGAGCTTCGCTTTTTCAATCCTGAAACCATTAGAATTTCTTCGCTTATCCCAGTTGGCAGAGGAAGTGTAGAAAACACATTGGACAAACTTGAAACGTTAGAAGCGTTAAATGTTATTAAAAAGTATGAACAAATATACAATGTGCAAATTGGAATATATCGGTACGTGTCCGATGCATTTTGCGGCGGTTTAAAAACTTCTCTTTATATAACACCCAATGGTGACGTGTATCCGTGTGATATGTTATATGGGCTTGAAAATGATTCGCTTTTCAAGATAGGAAACATTTATGAAAATAGTATAAGGGAAATTTGGTTTTCTGAAAAAGCAAATAATTTTAGAACTAATAAAAATATAGTAAAATGTCAATCTTGTGAAGATTTTACAATTTGTGGTGGTGGTTGTAGAGCTGTCGCATATAGTTATTTCAAGGATTTTTATGAACCTGTTCCTTATTGTTCTCGAATATATATGGGAACGAAGGAGAGGTTTTTAGTTGGAAATAACGAAGTAAAAGGGGGAATTGAGATGGAAGAGAACAAAAGTGTAAAACGCTTTTTAAGGACATTTTTTAGAAGATATTGGAAACGTCAAGTTGTCACATCAATTCTGGTTATAATCGAGTCCGGTGGAGGAATTCTTATACCCCTTGTGTTTAAGCAAATCATAGATAAAGCCATTCCGTCAGGCGATTATAAAATATTACTAAATTATATCTTAGGATTAATGGGGTTATTGCTTCTTGCCACAATTTTTAGTTATTTGGGAGAAGTTTGGTTCGAGTTTACAGCTATTAAGGTAAAAAAAGATTTGCAAAGAGAAATTATAAATAAGTTTATGAGAGTTCCTTTTAAATATTTTATGACAAATAAAGTAGGAGAACAGGTTTCAAAGTTAATCTCTGATATAGAACAGGTTGGTATTTTGGCTTCTCAGTTTTTTCCAATAATATTTTTAGCACTTACACAGATTTTCGGAATATTAGCAATAATGTTTTTCCTCAACTGGAAACTTGCATTGTTACCTATCACTCTTATGGTAATATCATGGTTCGGAATTATGATTGTAAACGTAAAAGCAGAGAAACTTAGTCAAAAGGAACGAAAGAAATTTGGAGTTTTATCAGACGTGATATTAAATATTCTAGAAAACATAAAAATACTGAAAATTATACATCCATTAAATTGGATAAATAAACATTTTGAGAAATTTCAAGAGGATTATATTCAAACTAAGAAAACTTTTACAAGGGTAATAAAACTTGCAGCGGTTTTGGGAAATACGATATTCGGAATAATTGCATTAGCACTTTTTTGGTATGGTGGGTATCAAATTTTAAATGGGAAGATGACTTTAGGTGTATTGATAGCATTCTGGGCGTATATGCAAGCACTGGCAAACCCTATACAACTTTTAATGCAAGCAAATGTTACTTATAGAAGTTCGTATGGAAGTATATCAAGGATTAAGGAAATACTCGAATATGAGGAGGAAAAAACGGAAAAAGAGGAAATTGCGGATATGAAAATAAGGAAATTAGAATTAAAAAATATTAAGTTTAAATATAAAGAAAAAGAAATATTGAAAGGGATAAATATGAAACTAGAAGAAGGAAAAAGCTATGCTCTTGTGGGAAAGAGCGGAGTAGGGAAAACCACTACTTTAAATATATTAACAGGTTTATATAGATCAAGTAGCGGGAACATAATTGTTAATGATAAGGATTGGACTGAGAAGTTAACAATTCTTAGAAAAAAGATAGGTTTTGTGGAGCAGTCTCCAGTGTTTTTCAAGTATTGTACTATAAAGGAAAATATACTAATGGGAAGAGATATTCCAGATGAGGAATTTGAAAAAATTATCAATGAAACAGGTGTAAGTAGATTTGTGGAGAACTTTCCTCAAAAGATTGATACACTTCTCGGGGAAGTTAATATCTCAGGTGGACAAAAACAACTTCTTGCACTTGCAAGGGCATTAGTAGGGACTCCGGATGTATTAGTGCTCGATGAATTTACTGCAAACGTCGATTCAAAAACAGAGGAAGAAATTCATAAAATACTTCACAATGAAAGAGAAAAAGGAAAAATAATCTTGTTTGTTGCACATAGACTCTCAACAATACAAAATAGTGACAAGGTGTTTTTACTTGATGATGGAAAAATAGAAGCAGAAGGTCCGCATGGCGAATTGATAAATGCTTCTGAAAAATATAGGAAATTAATTTCTTTGCAGATGATAAGTTAA
- a CDS encoding 1-acyl-sn-glycerol-3-phosphate acyltransferase yields the protein MNPIWFLRPLLSPAIKKFYNIKVVGKVPAPPYLLIANHTHFFDPFFIHSVIEEPIYWVVAKGNFEHPVKGGLFKSLGFIPKQKGVPDFSTIRNIYRNLKKGNIVGIFPEGSVTWDGNFQEVPKGTDKLLNMVKAKIVAVKIQGGYLTKPRWADYGRKGTVTLEFREFSGDEALDFINHNEWDWQGEQRVIFKGNNRAKGIERIIWYCPECGTFRSIVSLSNVAYCKRCGAKLFVDEFGYVANKRIDHILSEQLNLLIDDFYELGIAIAIVREKRKARLLKKIRGVVKVTKSYLSIGHEVFELSRIKGVTTFLKNVTEFIYDDRYVVRIFLKYDSLLLYYLLRRYADVFKYGG from the coding sequence ATGAATCCTATATGGTTTTTAAGACCTCTTTTGTCACCGGCAATTAAGAAATTTTATAATATTAAAGTTGTTGGAAAAGTTCCGGCTCCACCGTATCTTTTGATAGCTAACCATACACATTTTTTTGACCCTTTTTTTATTCACTCTGTGATAGAAGAACCAATATATTGGGTTGTTGCTAAAGGAAATTTTGAACATCCAGTGAAAGGTGGACTTTTTAAAAGTTTGGGTTTTATTCCAAAGCAAAAAGGAGTACCTGATTTTTCTACTATTCGAAATATTTATAGAAATTTAAAAAAAGGCAATATTGTTGGAATTTTTCCAGAAGGTTCTGTGACCTGGGATGGAAACTTTCAGGAAGTTCCAAAAGGAACTGACAAACTTTTAAACATGGTAAAGGCAAAAATTGTAGCTGTTAAAATTCAAGGAGGGTATTTAACAAAACCAAGATGGGCTGATTACGGTAGAAAAGGAACAGTTACTCTTGAGTTTAGAGAATTTTCTGGAGACGAAGCCCTTGATTTTATAAACCACAATGAATGGGATTGGCAGGGAGAACAGCGTGTAATTTTTAAAGGTAATAACAGGGCAAAAGGGATAGAAAGAATTATATGGTATTGTCCGGAGTGTGGGACTTTTAGAAGCATTGTTTCTTTAAGCAATGTAGCGTATTGTAAGAGATGCGGAGCAAAGTTGTTTGTAGATGAGTTTGGATATGTTGCTAACAAAAGAATAGATCATATACTTTCAGAACAGTTGAATTTGCTTATAGATGATTTTTATGAACTTGGTATAGCAATTGCCATTGTGAGAGAAAAAAGAAAAGCTCGTCTTTTAAAAAAAATTAGAGGGGTGGTGAAAGTTACTAAATCTTATTTGTCTATTGGACATGAAGTTTTTGAACTTTCCAGGATAAAAGGTGTGACAACTTTTCTGAAAAATGTAACCGAATTTATTTATGATGATAGATACGTAGTTCGAATATTTTTGAAATATGATAGTTTGTTATTGTACTACTTATTGAGGAGGTATGCTGATGTATTTAAGTATGGTGGATGA
- a CDS encoding sodium/glutamate symporter family protein: MYLSMVDDFFVISLFFAIAILLKRFIPFLKKIVIPNSILAGFIGFLLGPNLLNFVKLDIDGLGRLIYHLMAIGFIALSLRKVSFNGKPRFFGAALIIVGTYLFQGILGVSVGFILHFIDRSFSPEIGFMIPLGFGQGPGQAYSIGMQWENLGLHSGGAIGLAVAAAGFGWATLGGIIILNLLLAKWKKSRERVMIEKKAIEVQDYEFSDMDGLTIQLVIIGVIYAITYLFLNAVGFVLEPLGNIGHTFATVLWGFHFVFGAIFGIVFRNIYSYLKSKDIAKENYLNNFLLQRIAGGVFDFMVAASISAVSLERIQKEFWGIFIMTFIVGVFTYLFIMKITKRMYKHHEVENRIAFYGMLTGTISTGMALLREVDPAFESGAAENLVFGSGFSIFIGIPLIAVLNLPALSISTGNTMYSVYAFVVMLIYGGILYLLGRRIVRDRKT, from the coding sequence ATGTATTTAAGTATGGTGGATGATTTTTTTGTGATTTCCTTATTTTTTGCAATAGCGATTTTATTGAAACGCTTTATTCCATTTTTGAAAAAAATAGTTATACCTAATTCTATACTTGCGGGGTTCATTGGTTTTTTGCTGGGGCCGAACTTATTAAACTTTGTTAAATTAGATATAGATGGTCTTGGGAGACTTATTTACCATTTGATGGCTATTGGTTTTATTGCTTTATCACTCAGAAAAGTTAGTTTTAATGGGAAGCCACGTTTTTTTGGAGCTGCTTTAATTATAGTTGGAACGTATCTTTTTCAGGGAATTTTGGGAGTTTCTGTTGGTTTTATCTTGCATTTTATTGATAGGTCTTTTTCGCCTGAAATCGGTTTTATGATTCCACTGGGATTTGGGCAGGGGCCTGGTCAGGCGTATTCTATTGGCATGCAATGGGAAAACCTGGGACTTCACAGTGGCGGAGCTATAGGTCTTGCGGTAGCAGCTGCGGGGTTTGGATGGGCAACGCTTGGAGGGATAATAATACTGAATCTATTGCTTGCAAAATGGAAAAAATCGAGAGAACGTGTGATGATAGAAAAAAAGGCAATAGAAGTTCAGGATTACGAATTTTCTGATATGGATGGATTAACAATCCAGTTGGTTATAATAGGTGTTATTTATGCTATAACCTATCTGTTTTTAAATGCAGTTGGTTTTGTTCTAGAACCACTTGGAAATATTGGTCATACTTTTGCAACAGTTTTATGGGGATTTCACTTTGTTTTTGGAGCAATTTTTGGAATAGTTTTTAGAAACATATACAGTTATCTTAAAAGTAAAGATATAGCAAAAGAAAATTACCTTAATAACTTTTTGTTACAGAGAATTGCAGGCGGGGTTTTTGATTTTATGGTTGCTGCATCTATTAGTGCGGTCTCTCTGGAAAGAATTCAAAAAGAATTTTGGGGAATATTTATAATGACTTTCATTGTAGGAGTATTTACATACCTCTTTATAATGAAAATTACAAAACGAATGTATAAGCATCATGAAGTTGAAAACAGAATAGCTTTTTATGGAATGCTTACTGGAACAATATCTACAGGTATGGCATTGTTAAGAGAAGTAGATCCCGCGTTTGAGTCAGGTGCAGCAGAAAATCTTGTTTTTGGCAGTGGATTCTCAATATTTATAGGAATACCGTTGATTGCTGTTTTAAATTTACCAGCTTTATCTATTTCTACAGGAAATACAATGTATAGTGTTTATGCTTTTGTAGTGATGTTGATTTACGGAGGGATTTTGTATTTATTGGGAAGGAGAATAGTACGGGATAGAAAAACTTAA
- the tdh gene encoding L-threonine 3-dehydrogenase — MKAILKEKAGPGFIMKDIAKPEKLGPRDVLIKVRRASICGTDIHIYRWDEWSQSRIKPPLIVGHEMAGEVVAVGEAVTRVKIGDLVSAETHIPCEHCIQCQTGRMHVCKNLEILGVDRNGVFAEYTVVPETVLWKFSPEIPLDFASVMEPFGNAIHTSLVTDLTGKKVLITGAGPIGLMAIQVARASGASLVITSEVNEDRLKMAEENGADYVINPMKQNLIETVYSITEDGVDILLEMSGNRKALIDGLECVTMGGEVSLLGIFGGSIDINLDSLVIMKGITMYGITGRRMFDTWKVADELLKSKKVDLSKVVTHVIPFEKWESGFELMLNKKCGKVVLNFDE; from the coding sequence ATGAAAGCCATTTTAAAAGAAAAAGCAGGGCCAGGATTTATTATGAAAGACATAGCTAAACCAGAAAAGCTTGGACCAAGAGACGTACTCATAAAAGTAAGAAGAGCGTCTATATGTGGAACAGATATTCATATATATCGCTGGGACGAATGGTCACAATCTCGAATTAAGCCACCTTTAATAGTAGGGCATGAAATGGCTGGCGAAGTTGTTGCTGTTGGAGAAGCGGTTACAAGGGTGAAAATAGGTGATCTTGTATCTGCAGAAACTCATATCCCATGTGAACATTGTATACAATGTCAAACTGGTCGAATGCACGTATGTAAAAATCTTGAAATCTTAGGAGTAGATAGAAATGGTGTCTTTGCAGAATATACAGTTGTTCCTGAAACAGTATTATGGAAATTTTCTCCTGAAATTCCTTTAGATTTTGCATCAGTCATGGAACCGTTTGGAAATGCTATACACACCTCTCTTGTAACTGATCTAACAGGAAAAAAGGTGCTTATTACAGGTGCCGGGCCTATTGGGTTAATGGCAATACAGGTTGCCAGAGCTTCTGGAGCAAGTTTGGTTATAACTTCTGAGGTAAATGAAGATAGATTAAAAATGGCAGAAGAGAATGGAGCGGATTATGTTATAAACCCTATGAAACAGAACCTTATTGAAACAGTTTATTCAATAACAGAAGACGGCGTAGATATACTTTTAGAGATGAGTGGAAATAGGAAAGCGTTAATTGATGGTTTAGAATGCGTTACTATGGGTGGCGAAGTGTCATTACTTGGAATTTTTGGTGGAAGTATAGATATCAACCTTGATTCGCTTGTTATTATGAAAGGTATAACTATGTATGGTATTACCGGAAGACGTATGTTTGATACGTGGAAAGTAGCAGATGAACTTTTAAAAAGTAAAAAGGTAGATCTTTCAAAAGTGGTAACTCATGTGATACCATTTGAAAAATGGGAAAGTGGTTTTGAGTTAATGCTTAATAAAAAATGTGGAAAAGTTGTACTCAACTTTGACGAATAA